Proteins encoded within one genomic window of Haloimpatiens massiliensis:
- the gpmI gene encoding 2,3-bisphosphoglycerate-independent phosphoglycerate mutase, with translation MEKKPVMLMILDGYGISDKEDGNAVKAANKPNYDTLYNNYPHTQLNASGLSVGLPEGQMGNSEVGHLNIGAGRTVYQELTRITKESQEGKFEQNEAFLWAMDNVKEKNSSLHLMGLLSDGGVHSHIEHLKGLLNLAKNKGLNKVYIHGFLDGRDVPPSSAKEYIEEIQEYCNKIGMGKLATVAGRYYAMDRDNRWERVELAYNALVLGKGEEANSAVEAIEKSYNDNKTDEFVLPTVILEGGEPTATIKNEDSVIFFNFRPDRARELTRAINDKKFDGFNRETLDLHFVCMTQYDKTIENVKIAYKPQIIKNTLGEYVSSLGKKQLRIAETEKYAHVTFFFNGGVEEPNKGEDRALIPSPKVATYDLKPEMSAYEVTEELLKRLDEDKYDLIILNYANPDMVGHTGVFDAAKKAIEAVDECIGKVVNKILDKNGTVFITADHGNSEQMIDYSTGKPMTAHTTGPVPFLYVSNNSSSKTLRNGGKLADIAPTILKEMGLPKPEEMTGETLI, from the coding sequence ATGGAAAAAAAGCCAGTTATGTTAATGATATTAGATGGATACGGAATTTCAGATAAAGAAGATGGCAATGCAGTAAAGGCTGCCAATAAGCCAAATTACGATACGTTATACAATAACTACCCTCACACCCAGCTAAATGCCAGTGGCTTAAGTGTTGGACTTCCAGAGGGACAAATGGGTAACTCAGAAGTTGGACACTTGAATATAGGAGCTGGTAGAACAGTATATCAAGAACTTACTAGAATAACTAAAGAAAGCCAAGAAGGAAAGTTTGAACAAAATGAGGCTTTTTTATGGGCTATGGATAATGTAAAAGAAAAAAATTCTTCATTACATTTAATGGGTTTACTATCCGACGGGGGAGTTCATTCTCACATAGAACATTTAAAAGGACTATTAAATCTTGCAAAGAATAAAGGATTGAATAAGGTCTATATTCATGGATTCTTAGATGGGCGTGATGTACCACCATCTTCTGCAAAAGAGTACATAGAAGAAATTCAGGAATATTGCAATAAAATTGGCATGGGAAAATTAGCTACAGTAGCTGGAAGATATTATGCTATGGATAGAGACAATAGATGGGAAAGAGTAGAACTTGCTTATAATGCATTGGTTTTAGGTAAAGGTGAAGAGGCTAATAGCGCAGTAGAGGCAATTGAAAAATCCTATAATGACAATAAAACCGATGAGTTTGTTCTTCCTACAGTGATATTAGAAGGAGGAGAGCCTACAGCTACTATTAAAAATGAAGACTCAGTTATATTCTTTAATTTTAGACCAGATAGAGCTAGAGAATTGACAAGAGCTATAAATGACAAAAAATTTGATGGTTTCAATAGAGAGACTTTAGATTTACATTTTGTATGTATGACTCAATATGATAAAACCATAGAAAATGTAAAAATTGCATATAAACCACAAATCATAAAGAACACTCTTGGAGAGTATGTGAGTTCTTTAGGTAAAAAACAATTAAGAATAGCTGAAACAGAAAAATATGCTCATGTAACCTTCTTTTTTAATGGAGGAGTTGAAGAACCTAATAAAGGTGAAGATAGAGCACTTATACCTTCACCAAAGGTCGCAACTTATGACTTAAAGCCAGAAATGAGTGCTTATGAAGTTACAGAAGAACTATTAAAAAGATTAGATGAAGATAAATATGATCTTATAATATTAAACTACGCAAACCCAGATATGGTAGGTCATACAGGGGTTTTTGATGCTGCTAAGAAGGCTATAGAAGCAGTGGATGAATGTATAGGCAAAGTAGTCAATAAAATTTTGGATAAAAATGGTACAGTGTTTATAACTGCAGACCATGGTAATTCAGAGCAAATGATAGATTACTCTACAGGAAAACCTATGACAGCTCACACTACAGGACCAGTACCATTTTTGTATGTGTCTAATAATTCTTCTAGTAAAACTTTAAGGAATGGTGGAAAATTAGCAGATATAGCACCAACTATCCTTAAGGAAATGGGACTTCCAAAGCCAGAAGAAATGACAGGAGAAACGCTTATTTAG
- a CDS encoding phosphoglycerate kinase produces MQFNKKTIEDIEVKGKKVLVRCDFNVPLKEGVITDENRLVGAMPTIKYLMEKGAKVILCSHLGKPKGEPKPELSLAPVAKRLSEMLGKEVVFARDENVVGENAKKAVAEMKEGDVVLLENTRYRKEETKNIDTFSKELASLAEIFVNDAFGTAHRAHCSTVGVTEFLDTAVCGYLIQKELKFLGNAVENPERPFVAILGGSKVSDKLGVIDNLLEKVDTLIIGGGMAYTFLKALGHEIGKSLLEEDKIEYAKNMIEKAKNKGTKLLLPVDGVCAKEFAENAQPIVSEGRDVPADCMGLDIGPKSAELFAEAIKEAKTVVWNGPMGVFEFPNFAKGTLAVAKAMADSNATTIIGGGDSAAAVNGLGYGEKMTHISTGGGASLEFLEGKELPGIAALNDK; encoded by the coding sequence ATGCAATTTAATAAAAAAACAATAGAGGATATAGAAGTAAAAGGTAAAAAAGTATTAGTAAGATGTGATTTTAACGTTCCTTTAAAGGAAGGCGTTATTACTGATGAGAACAGATTAGTTGGTGCTATGCCTACTATTAAATATTTAATGGAAAAAGGTGCTAAAGTAATACTTTGTTCACATCTTGGAAAACCAAAGGGAGAGCCCAAACCAGAACTTTCATTAGCTCCTGTAGCTAAAAGACTTTCAGAAATGCTAGGAAAAGAAGTAGTTTTTGCTAGAGATGAAAATGTAGTTGGTGAAAATGCTAAAAAAGCAGTAGCGGAAATGAAAGAAGGAGATGTGGTATTACTAGAAAATACAAGATATAGAAAAGAAGAAACTAAAAACATAGATACTTTTTCAAAGGAATTAGCTTCATTGGCAGAAATATTTGTAAATGATGCTTTTGGAACTGCTCATAGAGCTCACTGCTCTACAGTTGGAGTGACAGAATTTTTAGATACAGCAGTTTGCGGATACTTAATACAAAAAGAATTAAAGTTTTTAGGCAATGCAGTAGAGAATCCAGAAAGACCATTTGTGGCTATTTTAGGAGGCTCAAAGGTTTCAGATAAATTAGGAGTTATAGATAATCTATTAGAAAAAGTAGATACTTTAATAATAGGTGGAGGAATGGCGTATACATTCTTAAAAGCTCTAGGACATGAAATAGGAAAATCACTTCTAGAAGAAGATAAGATAGAATATGCAAAAAATATGATAGAAAAAGCTAAAAATAAAGGAACAAAATTATTACTTCCAGTAGATGGAGTTTGTGCAAAGGAATTTGCTGAAAATGCCCAGCCGATAGTTTCAGAAGGCAGAGATGTGCCAGCAGATTGTATGGGATTAGATATAGGACCAAAATCAGCTGAATTATTTGCGGAAGCTATAAAAGAAGCAAAAACTGTGGTTTGGAACGGACCGATGGGAGTTTTTGAGTTCCCTAATTTTGCAAAAGGAACATTAGCAGTAGCAAAAGCTATGGCGGATAGTAATGCCACAACTATAATAGGTGGTGGAGATAGTGCAGCAGCGGTTAATGGATTAGGATACGGAGAGAAGATGACTCACATCTCAACTGGTGGTGGTGCATCACTTGAATTCTTAGAAGGAAAGGAACTTCCAGGAATAGCAGCACTTAATGATAAATAG
- a CDS encoding ABC transporter permease — protein MKKYIFKRILQAIPMLFVITIISFALMNFAPGNPAHAFITPKMNSKQVAKIKEELGLNDPVPIRYVKWLKNCTRGNFGYSYITHEPVLKEMGARLPTTLGLMGITMLISVLISIPLGMVSALKKNSKIDNIITGISYVGISIPSFWFAMLIIILFSSKLKFLPSSGMRSIGVDTTLDLIKHSIMPCAVLCFPNIAVLTRYIRSSALTQLKEDYIITALSKGLSTRAVLYKHVFKNSILPLITILGMSLPELVSGAFITETIFGWPGMGRFGVEAIFNRDYPVIMAMTLISSSLLILGNLISDILYGIVDPRIRVVDK, from the coding sequence ATGAAAAAATACATATTTAAAAGAATTTTACAAGCTATACCAATGTTATTTGTCATCACTATAATTTCCTTTGCTCTTATGAACTTTGCTCCTGGCAACCCTGCTCATGCTTTTATAACCCCGAAAATGAATTCCAAACAAGTGGCTAAAATAAAGGAAGAATTAGGACTAAATGATCCTGTACCTATAAGATATGTAAAATGGCTAAAAAATTGTACTAGAGGAAACTTCGGATACTCCTATATAACTCACGAACCTGTGTTAAAAGAAATGGGTGCCCGCCTTCCTACTACTCTAGGTCTTATGGGCATAACCATGCTTATATCTGTACTTATATCTATTCCTTTAGGCATGGTTTCAGCACTTAAAAAAAATTCAAAAATTGATAATATTATCACGGGTATTTCATATGTAGGTATATCTATCCCTAGTTTTTGGTTTGCTATGCTTATTATTATTCTTTTCTCTAGCAAACTAAAATTCTTACCTTCCTCAGGTATGAGAAGCATAGGAGTGGATACTACCCTAGATTTAATTAAACACAGTATAATGCCTTGCGCTGTGCTATGTTTTCCAAATATAGCTGTACTCACAAGATATATACGTTCTAGTGCTTTGACACAGTTAAAAGAAGATTATATAATAACTGCTTTAAGTAAGGGACTTTCTACCAGAGCTGTACTATATAAACATGTTTTTAAAAACTCCATTCTTCCTTTAATAACTATACTGGGCATGAGTCTCCCAGAGCTTGTTTCAGGAGCCTTTATCACAGAAACTATATTTGGTTGGCCAGGCATGGGAAGATTCGGCGTAGAAGCCATATTTAATAGAGATTACCCTGTTATCATGGCTATGACTCTTATATCTTCTTCACTGCTTATTTTAGGAAACTTAATTTCGGATATTTTATATGGAATTGTTGATCCAAGAATTAGGGTGGTGGATAAATAA
- a CDS encoding ABC transporter permease, producing the protein MKNRLFINLKIHFKKNKLALISSIILGIIILSSLLAFLSPYDPNKINVSNKLASPSIQHIFGTDELGRDYFTRALYGGRISLKVGFLSMLVSISLGTIIGVISGYLGGLVDSLIMRIIDVLMCIPTFFLILIANAYLEPNINNIIAIIGLFGWMGVARVVRSETLSYKQREYVLCSKSLGASNFHIIFKHIIPDVISSVIVMSTLNIAGAILTESSLSFLGLGVQQPMASWGSMLQNAQGYITDKPHMAIFPGMFILLTVLSFNVLGDTLRITLDPKIDQEI; encoded by the coding sequence ATGAAAAATAGACTTTTTATAAATTTAAAAATACATTTTAAAAAGAACAAATTGGCTTTAATTTCTTCTATTATACTAGGAATAATTATATTGAGTTCCCTTTTAGCTTTTTTATCTCCTTACGATCCAAATAAGATAAATGTTTCAAATAAATTGGCCTCTCCTAGCATTCAACATATATTTGGCACTGATGAACTTGGAAGAGATTACTTTACAAGAGCTCTTTATGGTGGAAGAATATCTCTTAAGGTTGGATTCTTATCAATGTTGGTATCTATCTCACTTGGTACTATAATAGGTGTTATAAGTGGATATTTAGGAGGACTAGTTGATAGTTTGATTATGAGGATTATAGATGTCCTTATGTGTATTCCTACCTTTTTTCTTATATTAATAGCTAATGCCTATCTAGAGCCAAATATAAACAATATAATTGCTATAATTGGCCTCTTTGGTTGGATGGGAGTTGCTAGAGTAGTACGTTCCGAAACTTTATCTTATAAGCAGAGAGAATACGTTTTATGTTCTAAATCTTTAGGTGCAAGTAATTTTCACATAATTTTTAAACACATTATACCAGATGTTATTTCTTCTGTAATAGTCATGTCTACCTTGAATATAGCAGGAGCCATACTTACAGAATCCTCTTTAAGTTTCCTAGGACTTGGTGTTCAACAACCCATGGCTTCTTGGGGCAGTATGCTGCAAAATGCACAAGGTTATATAACAGATAAACCTCATATGGCTATATTCCCTGGAATGTTTATTTTACTTACAGTGCTTAGTTTTAATGTATTAGGCGATACTCTTAGAATTACCCTAGATCCTAAAATCGACCAAGAAATTTAA
- a CDS encoding ABC transporter substrate-binding protein — protein sequence MKKKKLLSLLLAVTCSLGLVACGNSTANKDSKTTTAKEEKIKDGGTMVFAFGSDPTKLNPFYQDNRVTFTVNNALFSPLFIMDSNETRYYLAEKVEESADKMTYKIKLKDNLKWHDGKKITVDDIIFSINTIWDEKQCIGDREGFLIGGKKFEMKKVDDLNLEIKLPQVYMPFKGVIGGLRPIPKHVYESEKDLAKSEKNNKPVGSGPYKFKEWKKGDHLTLERFNDYFGGKPHVEQIVYKISADKNSGSIAFENGEINATYLTEKKFNAYSKDDKYKTYKFDESMPEYMVFNFENKLLGKKEVRQAISYAINRQDLLKSIFENIENAKPAYSVFPPSTLYYTDKVEHYDYNIEKAKDLMKNANVEKATLKFGYIAGSEKDVNQFNVIKENLKAIGIDVKPVPLEQQAFFSQVFGETPKTFDLTLNAYVCGTEPDAYSGLFAKGGAMNWSGYSNPELDELWKTAAIETNEAKRKEMYETIQKKLAEDAVQYNIDYSTSMIGVSANIGGVEKAKTVPIYMFEDLSKLYFIEK from the coding sequence ATGAAAAAGAAGAAATTACTAAGTCTTCTTCTTGCAGTTACTTGTAGTTTAGGTCTTGTAGCTTGTGGAAATTCTACAGCTAACAAAGATTCAAAAACTACTACTGCTAAAGAAGAAAAAATCAAAGACGGTGGAACTATGGTTTTTGCCTTTGGTAGTGATCCGACAAAACTAAATCCATTTTATCAAGATAACAGAGTAACTTTTACTGTTAACAATGCTTTATTTAGTCCACTATTTATTATGGATAGCAATGAAACTAGATATTATTTAGCAGAAAAAGTTGAAGAATCTGCTGATAAAATGACTTATAAAATTAAGCTAAAAGACAATCTTAAATGGCACGATGGAAAGAAAATAACAGTTGATGACATTATATTCTCTATAAATACTATATGGGATGAAAAACAATGTATAGGCGATAGAGAAGGTTTCTTAATTGGCGGCAAAAAATTCGAAATGAAAAAAGTAGATGATTTAAACTTAGAAATTAAATTACCTCAAGTTTATATGCCTTTTAAAGGAGTTATTGGCGGGTTACGTCCAATTCCGAAACACGTTTATGAAAGTGAAAAAGACTTAGCTAAATCAGAGAAAAATAATAAACCAGTTGGTTCAGGTCCTTATAAATTTAAAGAATGGAAAAAAGGCGATCACTTAACTCTAGAAAGATTTAATGACTATTTTGGTGGAAAACCTCATGTAGAGCAAATAGTTTATAAAATATCTGCTGATAAAAATAGTGGTTCTATAGCTTTTGAAAATGGTGAAATAAATGCAACTTATTTAACTGAGAAAAAATTCAATGCTTATTCAAAAGATGATAAGTATAAAACTTATAAGTTTGATGAATCTATGCCGGAATATATGGTATTTAACTTTGAAAATAAACTTCTAGGTAAAAAAGAAGTTAGACAAGCTATAAGTTACGCCATAAATAGACAAGATTTATTAAAAAGTATATTTGAAAATATAGAAAATGCTAAACCAGCTTATTCTGTATTCCCACCAAGCACTTTATATTACACAGATAAAGTTGAACATTATGATTACAATATAGAAAAAGCTAAAGATTTAATGAAAAATGCCAATGTAGAAAAAGCAACTTTAAAATTTGGATATATAGCTGGAAGCGAAAAGGATGTAAATCAATTTAACGTTATTAAGGAAAACTTAAAAGCTATAGGAATAGACGTTAAACCAGTACCACTTGAACAACAAGCATTTTTCTCTCAAGTATTCGGAGAAACTCCTAAAACTTTTGATTTGACTTTAAATGCTTATGTTTGTGGTACAGAACCTGATGCTTATTCCGGATTATTTGCAAAAGGTGGCGCTATGAACTGGAGCGGCTACTCTAATCCTGAATTAGACGAACTATGGAAAACAGCTGCTATAGAAACTAATGAAGCTAAAAGAAAAGAAATGTACGAAACTATTCAAAAGAAATTAGCTGAAGATGCCGTTCAATACAATATAGATTACTCTACTTCAATGATAGGCGTAAGTGCAAATATAGGTGGAGTAGAAAAAGCTAAAACAGTTCCAATATATATGTTTGAAGATTTATCTAAATTGTATTTTATTGAAAAATAA
- the tpiA gene encoding triose-phosphate isomerase — MRKAIIAGNWKMNKTVKEAVTFIDELKPLVKDAKCDVVVCPTFVCLDAVLKAAEGSNIKVGAQNMHFEESGAFTGEVAPAMLKEMGVHYVIIGHSERRQYFNETDETVNKKLKKAFEHNIAPILCIGESLQEREANITEEVLATQVKLDLAGLTSDQVADLVIAYEPIWAIGTGKTATSEQANETIGFIRKTVEKIYNKETSEKVRIQYGGSVKPNTIKEQMSMSDIDGALVGGASLKADDFSKIVNF; from the coding sequence ATGAGAAAGGCAATTATTGCAGGAAATTGGAAGATGAATAAAACAGTTAAAGAAGCTGTTACATTTATAGATGAATTAAAACCATTAGTAAAAGATGCAAAATGTGATGTGGTTGTTTGTCCAACATTTGTATGTTTAGATGCAGTTTTAAAGGCTGCAGAAGGAAGCAATATAAAAGTTGGTGCCCAAAACATGCATTTTGAAGAAAGTGGAGCGTTTACAGGTGAAGTGGCTCCAGCTATGCTTAAAGAAATGGGAGTACATTATGTTATAATTGGACATAGTGAAAGAAGACAATATTTTAACGAAACTGATGAAACAGTAAATAAAAAGTTAAAAAAAGCTTTTGAACATAATATAGCACCTATATTATGTATAGGTGAAAGTCTGCAAGAAAGAGAAGCAAACATAACAGAAGAAGTACTTGCAACACAAGTTAAATTGGATCTTGCAGGATTAACATCTGATCAGGTAGCTGATTTAGTAATTGCTTATGAACCAATTTGGGCTATAGGTACAGGAAAAACTGCTACATCAGAGCAAGCTAATGAAACTATAGGATTCATTAGAAAAACTGTAGAAAAAATATATAATAAAGAAACATCTGAGAAAGTTAGAATACAATATGGTGGTTCTGTTAAACCAAACACTATAAAAGAACAAATGAGTATGTCAGATATAGATGGCGCTTTAGTTGGAGGAGCAAGTCTTAAAGCTGATGATTTTTCTAAAATAGTAAACTTTTAA
- the eno gene encoding phosphopyruvate hydratase produces MKNYIEIIDVYARQILDSRSNPTVEVEVTLEDGIVGRAAVPSGASTGIFEAVELRDGDKEVYLGKGVLKAVENVNTLIADELVGMNVLDQVAIDKAMIELDGTNNKGKLGANAMLGVSLACARAAAESLGLSLYQYIGGVNGKVLPVPMMNIINGGSHADNNVDLQEFMIMPVGAESFSQALRMCSETFHALKSILNKKGLATGVGDEGGFAPNLNSNEEAIEVIIEAIKAAGYEPGKDLFIALDPASSEFFNTESNMYELKGEGKTLTPAEMVEFYANLVEKYPIISIEDGMAEEDWDGWKLMTEKLGNKIQLVGDDLFVTNTERLKMGIERKTANSILIKLNQIGTLTETLNAIEMAERAGYTAVVSHRSGETEDTTIADLVVAVNAGQIKTGAPSRSERVAKYNQLLRIEEELCEMGEYRGIKAFYNINR; encoded by the coding sequence ATGAAAAATTATATTGAAATCATTGATGTTTATGCAAGACAAATATTGGATTCAAGATCAAACCCAACAGTAGAAGTAGAAGTTACATTAGAAGATGGTATAGTAGGAAGAGCAGCAGTTCCATCAGGAGCTTCAACTGGTATATTTGAAGCAGTAGAATTAAGAGATGGAGATAAAGAAGTTTACCTTGGAAAAGGTGTTTTAAAAGCAGTAGAAAATGTAAATACACTAATAGCTGATGAATTAGTTGGAATGAATGTTTTAGACCAAGTAGCTATAGATAAAGCTATGATAGAACTTGACGGAACAAACAATAAAGGAAAATTAGGTGCAAATGCAATGCTTGGAGTTTCTTTAGCATGTGCTAGAGCAGCTGCTGAATCTTTAGGATTAAGTTTATATCAATATATCGGAGGAGTTAATGGTAAAGTTTTACCAGTTCCAATGATGAACATAATCAATGGTGGATCTCATGCTGATAACAACGTGGACTTACAAGAATTTATGATAATGCCTGTAGGAGCTGAAAGTTTTTCACAAGCATTAAGAATGTGCTCAGAAACATTCCATGCTTTAAAATCAATATTAAATAAAAAAGGATTAGCAACTGGTGTTGGTGATGAAGGTGGATTCGCTCCAAATCTAAATAGTAATGAAGAAGCTATAGAAGTTATAATAGAAGCTATAAAAGCTGCAGGATACGAACCAGGAAAAGATTTATTCATAGCTTTAGACCCAGCATCATCTGAGTTCTTTAATACAGAATCAAACATGTATGAATTAAAAGGTGAAGGTAAGACATTAACTCCAGCTGAAATGGTTGAATTCTATGCTAATTTAGTAGAAAAATATCCAATAATCTCTATAGAAGACGGTATGGCAGAAGAAGACTGGGATGGTTGGAAGCTTATGACTGAAAAACTTGGCAATAAAATTCAGTTAGTTGGAGATGACCTATTTGTTACAAATACTGAAAGATTAAAAATGGGTATAGAAAGAAAGACAGCTAACTCAATACTTATAAAGCTTAACCAAATAGGAACATTAACAGAAACATTAAATGCTATAGAAATGGCTGAAAGAGCTGGATATACAGCAGTTGTATCTCACAGATCTGGAGAAACTGAAGATACTACTATAGCTGATTTAGTTGTAGCTGTTAATGCAGGACAAATTAAAACAGGAGCTCCTTCAAGAAGTGAAAGAGTTGCTAAATACAATCAATTATTAAGAATAGAAGAAGAATTATGCGAAATGGGAGAATACAGAGGAATAAAGGCATTCTACAATATAAATAGATAA
- the secG gene encoding preprotein translocase subunit SecG, producing MQVIFSIAIIVSVIMQPSKADGFNNFAAPSQDTFYAKHNVRTSDKVLARITVISSILFAVVTMAINIIK from the coding sequence ATGCAAGTGATTTTTTCAATTGCAATTATAGTATCAGTAATAATGCAACCAAGTAAAGCAGATGGTTTTAATAATTTTGCAGCACCAAGTCAAGATACTTTCTATGCAAAACATAATGTGAGAACATCAGATAAAGTTTTGGCTAGAATTACGGTAATTTCAAGCATATTATTTGCTGTTGTAACGATGGCAATAAATATAATAAAATAA
- a CDS encoding sodium-translocating pyrophosphatase yields the protein MNTNIYAAIAGILALVFAFILSAAISKEEAGTDRMKEIAGYIHEGAMAFLGREYKSLSIFIVIVFLLIVFAIGWETAVCFVVGAIFSILAGYFGMKVATKANVRTANAARNGQSKALEIAFSGGAVMGMSVVGLGIIGLSVLYMVFGGNTKFLTGFGLGASSIALFARVGGGIYTKAADVGADLVGKVEAGIPEDDPRNPAVIADNVGDNVGDVAGMGADLFESYVGSIISALTLGALFVGKVNIEKGAILFPMLLSSIGIVASIVGILIARKSKSSNPQKALNTGTTISGVLVIIVAFVLSNYVFGNLKAFAAITAGLLVGMLIGKITEMYTSDEYKSVKKIGMQSETGAATTIISGLAVGMYSTVLPIILIGIGVLVSFFIMGGATEVAHGLYGISLAAVGMLSTTGITVAVDAYGPIADNAGGIAEMSGLPHEVREITDKLDSVGNTTAAIGKGFAIGSAALTALGLFASYAQSVELEGIDLLNPVTLTGLLIGAMLPFLFGALTMESVGKAANQMIEEVRRQFKTIPGIMEGKGTPDYKSCVDISTGAALKEMLLPGILAIVVPLLIGLLLGPEALGGLIGGAVATGVLMAIFMANSGGAWDNAKKYIEGGAHGGKGSNAHKAAVVGDTVGDPFKDTSGPAMNILIKLMTIVSLVFAPVIVEYGGILLNLLK from the coding sequence TTGAATACTAATATTTATGCAGCTATTGCAGGTATTTTAGCACTAGTATTTGCTTTTATTCTAAGCGCCGCTATATCTAAAGAAGAAGCTGGTACTGATAGAATGAAGGAAATTGCAGGTTACATACATGAAGGTGCTATGGCTTTCTTAGGAAGAGAGTATAAGTCATTATCAATATTTATAGTAATAGTATTTTTACTTATAGTATTTGCCATTGGTTGGGAAACAGCTGTATGCTTTGTAGTAGGAGCTATATTCTCAATATTAGCAGGTTACTTCGGAATGAAGGTTGCTACTAAGGCAAATGTAAGAACTGCTAATGCAGCTAGAAATGGACAATCAAAAGCCCTTGAAATTGCATTCTCTGGTGGAGCAGTTATGGGAATGTCAGTTGTTGGTCTTGGAATAATAGGATTAAGCGTATTATACATGGTATTTGGTGGAAATACTAAATTCTTAACAGGTTTTGGACTAGGAGCCAGCTCAATAGCTCTATTTGCGCGTGTTGGTGGTGGAATATACACTAAAGCAGCAGATGTTGGAGCAGACCTTGTTGGTAAAGTAGAAGCAGGAATACCAGAAGATGACCCAAGAAATCCAGCAGTTATAGCAGATAACGTTGGTGATAACGTTGGTGACGTTGCTGGTATGGGAGCAGACTTATTTGAATCTTATGTAGGTTCTATAATTTCAGCTTTAACTCTTGGAGCATTATTTGTTGGAAAAGTTAATATTGAAAAAGGAGCTATATTATTCCCAATGTTATTATCATCAATAGGAATCGTAGCTTCAATCGTAGGTATTTTAATAGCTAGAAAGAGTAAGTCTTCAAACCCACAAAAGGCTTTAAATACAGGAACAACTATAAGTGGTGTTCTAGTTATAATCGTAGCTTTTGTATTAAGTAACTATGTATTTGGAAACTTAAAAGCTTTTGCTGCTATAACAGCAGGATTGCTAGTAGGTATGTTAATAGGTAAAATAACAGAAATGTATACTTCAGATGAATACAAATCTGTTAAGAAAATTGGTATGCAATCAGAAACAGGTGCAGCTACTACAATAATATCAGGATTAGCAGTAGGTATGTACTCTACTGTATTACCAATAATCCTTATAGGTATTGGGGTTCTAGTTTCATTCTTTATAATGGGTGGAGCAACTGAAGTAGCTCACGGATTATACGGTATATCTTTAGCAGCTGTAGGTATGCTTTCAACTACAGGTATAACTGTTGCAGTTGACGCATATGGACCAATAGCAGACAATGCTGGTGGTATAGCTGAAATGTCAGGACTTCCTCATGAAGTAAGAGAAATAACTGACAAACTAGACTCAGTTGGTAACACTACTGCAGCTATAGGTAAAGGATTTGCAATAGGTTCAGCAGCTCTTACAGCTCTTGGATTATTTGCATCTTATGCACAATCTGTTGAATTAGAAGGTATAGACTTATTAAACCCAGTAACACTTACTGGATTATTAATAGGTGCAATGCTTCCATTCCTATTTGGTGCTTTAACAATGGAATCAGTTGGTAAAGCAGCTAACCAAATGATAGAAGAAGTTAGAAGACAATTTAAAACAATTCCAGGAATCATGGAAGGTAAGGGAACACCTGATTATAAGAGTTGTGTTGATATATCAACAGGAGCAGCATTAAAAGAGATGTTATTACCAGGAATACTTGCTATAGTAGTTCCTCTATTAATAGGTTTATTATTAGGACCAGAAGCTTTAGGTGGATTAATAGGTGGAGCTGTTGCAACAGGAGTTCTTATGGCTATATTTATGGCTAACTCTGGTGGTGCATGGGATAATGCTAAGAAGTATATTGAAGGTGGAGCACATGGTGGAAAAGGAAGCAACGCTCATAAAGCAGCAGTTGTTGGTGACACTGTAGGAGACCCATTCAAGGATACATCAGGCCCAGCTATGAACATATTAATAAAACTTATGACAATAGTTTCATTAGTATTTGCTCCAGTAATAGTTGAATATGGTGGAATATTATTAAATCTTCTTAAATAG